A section of the Oncorhynchus nerka isolate Pitt River linkage group LG3, Oner_Uvic_2.0, whole genome shotgun sequence genome encodes:
- the LOC115104919 gene encoding SH3 domain-binding protein 5-like yields the protein MEPGDLRVSPAGSGDPEVGEWRQETPGGDAEVKGGEPNDKKINGDTAESVLKEKDTFEGEECKEKNVGELHSPYEEELDPRIQEELEHLNEASVEINQLELHLDDARSGYRKILTDSARKLNAHSSQLGTCIEKARPYYEARRLAKEAQQETQKAALSYERAVSMHTAAREMVYVAEQGLMADGRNTLDPTWQEMLNHATSKVNEAEEERLRSEREHMRVTHSCQTAEARVQTLQKSLKRAIIKSKPYFELKAQFNYILEEHKTKVMQLEEHVTKVKNRYSVALHKLEQISEAIHAQRGRDHMEDGQTMACGGRSPPIGAESDSVVCGAEGGACGGGAIETDRVDRSGVVDKKIGLVEKYRENGRERPEMHGERAGSDSLSVFSLQTIASDLEKCDSIEHLGEFSDVGSLPGEDGEIEREESGGGRERERREGQMQRQQQFLKQHHRSFSL from the exons ATGGAGCCAGGAGATTTGCGTGTGAGCCCAGCCGGCTCAGGAGACCCCGAAGTGGGCGAATGGAGGcaagagacccctggtggggaTGCTGAGGTGAAGGGTGGGGAACCAAATGACAAAAAAATTAATGGAGATACAGCTGAATCGGTGCTCAAAGAGAAAGACACCTTCGAGGGAGAAGAGTGTAAAGAGAAGAACGTAGGTGAACTGCACAGCCCATATGAAGAGGAATTGGATCCCAGAATTCAG GAGGAGTTGGAACACCTCAACGAGGCCAGTGTGGAGATCAACCAACTAGAACTGCACTTGGAT GATGCCAGATCAGGTTACAGGAAGATCCTCACAGACTCAGCCAGAAAACTGAACGCCCACAGCTCCCAGCTTGGTACCTGCATCGAGAAGGCGAGGCCCTACTATGAGGCTCGTCGACTTGCCAAGGAG GCTCAGCAGGAGACCCAGAAGGCAGCGCTGAGCTATGAACGGGCCGTCTCCATGCACACGGCTGCCAGGGAGATGGTGTACGTGGCAGAGCAGGGCCTCATGGCTGACGGCAGGAACACCCTGGACCCCACCTGGCAGGAGATGCTCAACCATGCTACCTCCAAG GTGAACGAGGCAGAGGAGGAGCGCCTACGCAGCGAACGGGAGCACATGCGTGTCACCCACTCTTGTCAGACGGCAGAGGCTCGAGTCCAGACCCTGCAGAAATCTCTCAAGAGGGCCATCATTAAGTCCAAGCCTTACTTCGAGCTCAAGGCCCAGTTCAACTACATACTTGAG GAGCACAAAACCAAAGTGATGCAGCTGGAGGAGCATGTGACCAAAGTGAAAAACCGCTACTCTGTCGCCCTGCACAAACTGGAGCAAATCAGCGAGGCCATTCACGCTCAGAGGGGACGGGACCATATGGAAGATGGACAAACCATGGCCTGTGGTGGGCGGAGTCCCCCTATTGGAGCGGAGTcggacagtgtggtgtgtggtgCCGAGGGCGGGGCATGTGGAGGAGGGGCAATAGAGACTGACAGGGTGGACAGAAGCGGAGTGGTGGATAAGAAAATTGGGCTGGTGGAGAAATACAGGGAGAACGGGCGAGAGAGGCCCGAGATgcatggagagagagcagggtcaGATTCCCTCTCCGTCTTCAGTCTGCAGACCATCGCTTCCGACCTGGAGAAATGCGATTCCATCGAACACCTCGGGGAATTTAGCGATGTGGGCAGTCTGcctggggaggatggagagattgagagagaggagagcgggggagggagggaaagagaaagaaggGAAGGACAAATGCAGCGCCAACAGCAGTTCCTGAAGCAACATCACAGGAGCTTCAGCTTGTGA
- the mgat1a gene encoding alpha-1,3-mannosyl-glycoprotein 2-beta-N-acetylglucosaminyltransferase a, whose translation MLRKRGSAILCGAFLFVAWNAVVVLYLWGRPLSGREEREMDGGRGGADLAGDVIHMAEAFEAELEMQRKILLQIQGHRSLWEQPNENGASRGGPPQVVIPILVIACNRVTVKRCLDKLIEYRPSAELYPIIVSQDCGHAETAQVIGSYGSQVTHLKQPDLSDIAVKPEHKKFQGYYKISRHYRWALNQVFNSLSHSSVVIVEDDLEVAPDFFEYFRSLHPILKSDPSLWCVSAWNDNGRDGYVDPGKADLLYRTDFFPGLGWMMIKELWIELEPKWPGAFWDDWMRQPDQRRDRACIRPEISRTLTFGRKGVSLGQFYDKYLRYIKLNSEFVPFTKLDLAYLKEEKYKEIFEKQVYSAPLVKYEEVQRGQLKGAGPFCLHYSSKDGFKVLAKNLGVMEDLKSGVPRTGYRGVVSFLSRGRRIFLAPPPGWSKYDPTWS comes from the exons ATGCTCCGTAAGAGAGGTTCTGCTATTCTCTGTGGTGCTTTTCTCTTTGTCGCCTGGAATGCCGTCGTGGTCCTCTATCTGTGGGGCCGACCCCTGTCTGgtcgagaggagagggagatggatggaggacgAGGAGGGGCTGATTTGGCTGGGGATGTGATCCACATGGCAGAAGCCTTTGAGGCAGAGCTTGAAATGCAGAGAAAAATCCTGCTTCAGATACAGGGTCATCGGTCACTATGGGAACAACCCAATGAGAATGGCGCCAGCAGAGGTGGCCCCCCTCAGGTGGTCATTCCCATCTTGGTTATAGCCTGCAACAGAGTTACTGTTAAACGCTGCCTGGACAAACTCATAGAGTACCGCCCCTCAGCTGAACTCTACCCAATTATAGTCAGCCAGGACTGTGGGCATGCGGAGACTGCACAGGTGATTGGTTCTTATGGCAGTCAGGTAACTCACCTGAAACAACCAGACCTGTCAGATATTGCCGTGAAACCAGAACACAAGAAGTTCCAGGGCTACTACAAAATCTCCAGGCACTATCGCTGGGCTCTCAACCAGGTGTTCAACTCTCTTTCACATTCCTCTGTTGTTATTGTGGAAGATGATTTGGAG GTGGCACCAGATTTCTTTGAGTACTTCAGATCCCTTCACCCAATCCTGAAATCGGACCCgtctctgtggtgtgtgtctgcctgGAATGACAATGGTCGGGACGGCTATGTCGACCCTGGTAAAGCAGACCTCCTGTACAGGACAGACTTCTTCCCTGGGCTGGGCTGGATGATGATCAAGGAACTCTGGATAGAGCTGGAGCCCAAGTGGCCTGGTGCATTCTGGGATGACTGGATGCGTCAGCCAGATCAGCGCAGAGATCGAGCCTGTATTCGACCCGAAATATCCAGAACTTTAACCTTTGGACGGAAAGGTGTGAGCCTAGGCCAATTTTATGACAAATACCTACGCTACATTAAACTGAATAGTGAATTTGTGCCTTTCACCAAGCTGGATCTGGCTTACTTGAAGGAGGAGAAATACAAGGAGATCTTTGAGAAGCAGGTTTACAGTGCGCCTTTGGTCAAATATGAAGAGGTCCAACGGGGACAGTTAAAAGGAGCGGGTCCATTTTGTCTACACTACTCAAGCAAAGATGGTTTCAAAGTGTTGGCCAAAAACCTGGGTGTGATGGAGGACTTAAAGTCAGGGGTCCCACGGACAGGGTATCGGGGAGTGGTCAGTTTCCTGTCGAGGGGAAGAAGAATCTTCCTGGCACCCCCTCCGGGATGGAGCAAGTATGACCCAACCTGGAGTTGA
- the rnf183 gene encoding E3 ubiquitin-protein ligase RNF183 produces MSDDRERQGADGGYGVEQPPNVKPKPDSIKKEKKEKSTKVRRSMSIDSERGEGSGRRRERKRDKGLRRERGRSEENRRQDRAGDDSNRKESDPQENDMEDTECVVCFCEYDNVFKTPKLLSCGHTFCLECLARINVTSLELKSLSCPVCRELTNLPHGRNLPQLGNNQDIFRKLPPEMQRALSVRFKRSKGKLVLKKPPPGTTSLAMSSLTLPTLKKQDRQASSNLQLGTIDQGLATVVDVGRPPSRVRGRLRRMFRSDQCYYTVMASIVTITVVLMLMGILAFMVMPNVVLQNGSKPNQGNSSQP; encoded by the coding sequence ATGAGTGACGACAGGGAAAGACAGGGTGCCGATGGAGGCTACGGGGTCGAACAGCCGCCCAACGTCAAACCCAAACCTGACAGCATCAAGAAGGAGAAAAAGGAGAAATCCACCAAGGTGCGTAGGTCCATGAGCATTGACtccgagagaggagagggatctgggagaaggagggagagaaagagagacaaagggtTGAGGAGGGAGCGTGGTAGAAGTGAGGAGAACAGGAGGCAAGACAGGGCTGGAGATGACAGCAACCGGAAGGAGTCTGACCCCCAGGAAAACGACATGGAGGACACTGAGTGCGTGGTTTGCTTCTGCGAATACGACAACGTCTTTAAAACCCCCAAGCTGCTCTCCTGCGGGCACACGTTCTGTCTGGAGTGCCTGGCCCGGATCAACGTCACCTCCTTAGAGCTCAAGTCTCTTTCCTGCCCTGTGTGTCGAGAGCTCACCAACCTGCCCCACGGCCGCAACCTGCCCCAGCTGGGCAACAACCAGGACATCTTCCGCAAACTCCCTCCAGAGATGCAGAGGGCGCTGTCCGTGCGCTTCAAGCGCAGCAAGGGCAAGCTGGTCCTCAAGAAGCCCCCTCCTGGTACTACCAGCCTGGCCATGTCCAGCCTCACCCTGCCCACTCTCAAGAAGCAGGACCGGCAGGCCTCCAGCAACCTCCAGCTGGGCACCATAGATCAGGGCCTCGCCACTGTCGTGGACGTGGGTCGCCCCCCTAGCAGGGTCAGAGGTCGCCTGCGCAGGATGTTCCGCTCGGACCAGTGCTACTACACCGTGATGGCATCCATCGTCACCATCACCGTGGTGCTGATGCTGATGGGCATCCTGGCCTTCATGGTCATGCCCAATGTGGTCCTCCAAAACGGCAGCAAACCCAACCAGGGGAATTCCAGCCAACCATAA